The Plasmodium knowlesi strain H genome assembly, chromosome: 12 sequence TGTTACACTtacctttcactttttcatttttttttattttcaccttttttgcCAAGTTTGTTGTGTGCACGTCGTGTCATTCATTTCGAGCGAAATGCGCATCGAAATGTGCAGCGTAACCAACTGTGAGAACAGaaaatatgtgcatatataaaacACGCGCTTGGCACACAGTGATAGAAAACAAGCACACAATAATActtttttccacaaaaaCAAACCAATTGGTCGTTTTGaattggaaagaaaaaaaaaaaaataataaaaaaaggaaaaatggaaaaatggaaacaccAAATTTTACGTACAGGCGAATAAGcgactcttctttttttgtattctcGTTTTGCCTGTCACACCCAACTTTTGCGTGTCCTacgagggagaaaaaagcgaagcgataaaaaaaaaaaaagaacataacTAAATGGACCGCAAcgtggaagggaagaagatgCCGCGTGTCTCCCCTCCTCGCAAACATTCCAGCGAAATGATTACTTACACCTTCAGGTCGTACTTATACCTCTTCGACATGTAACTCCGCTTGTATTCATTCAGGGTGTCAaatctgcaaaaaaaaaaaaaaaaaaaaaaaaaaaaaaaatgtgaaaagcaGCGGTATTTGTAGAATGGATCACCTTCCCCCCTAGACCGGGAAAGGGTTGTAGTAATTGTTGTGCTGGTTGTGGTAGTCAATTCGTTCGAACAGTCATATGTTCGTCAAAACGGTACTGCATATAACAGATTGGTGGCAACATGCgtattcccccttttctcgGAACAAGCGCTAAAAGCTATCCACTTACACGCTCCTTTCCCGCGGCTCATACAAATTCTGAAAGGTTTTAAAAGAACTCGCAGGCAAGAGAAACAACCCGAGGCGCAAAGTAACAAAGTAAAGAACCAAGTCCAGCAAACAACAGGCGAAACAAAATACCCATTGCAATAGAGTCAACCCCGTCACGTGTAAGTTAAAGAAGAATGAGCCGAACTGAAtgacaaaaatgtgtacccccatcagaaaaaaaagaattataaaTGTCATGTAATTTTCCAAAACCAGATTCAGTAATATCACATTAAAACTGTCATTAGGTAAACTTGATTTAGAGATGATTTGGCTAGCTATTTTCAGTAAGGAAAACTTGTTCTCTCCATTGTGCAATTCATCCGTGTTTGGTACTTTTCCACTtgcatttttcccctctgcACCATTTTCAAATTGGTTGTTTAGTTCCTTTCCCGAATTCTTCACATTCTCCAGGTTAACCAAGCTAGTAGATTTTCTCTCCTCTTTCAGCTCCTCCATAAATTGGTTGATATCTTCGGAAAGttccttcttaccttccccttctaTACCCACTAAGGGCATAATGTAGTTGCTAAATTTGTCAATTTGTGGCCCCTTGTACATCTCCCAAAATATGTGTATGTCCCTCAAGAAGGACttcaaataaatatgaacataggagaaaaagaaaaagagaaaaaaaatgttaaaaagaaTAGTGCCATGTCTACCTGGACTGATATAACTGTCCCATTCAGCCAATGATCTGTAATCATTCTTAACATCAATaacattttctatttttaaattttctaaatttttcttcaaacgAATACAAGATCGTATCGTGTAAAAGAAGCTGGACTTATCCTTATCTGTAAGGTATGCGAATTCCGAAAATTCTAGCAAATTCCTCATATCTGGAGTAACGAAATCCCATTTAGATTcaggaataaataaatgtccAAAGAAGAATACCAAAAATAGAATTACCGTCTTGGACAGAATAGAGGATATCATACTGTTAATgtcattttccttaaaaaagtCGTatgtctgtttttttttcttcccaacGGTACTTATGGAACTCTTACGATAACAAGATAGGTAGTGAAAAATAACGTTcttcacaaaatatatatacaatattTGTATTGTACTTAAAAATTCAAATCCATTTACCAACGTACAAACGGTTGAGAAAATGACAAGGCAGACATAAAACGTGATGTTGTACTCGATGAATAACTTTATATTGGTGAGAATACAATTTGAGaagtttttcaattttacaaaatcaTACAAACTTTTGTTCAAAATAACAATGTCGCTTTTCTCCTTACTTTCTCCTGTACCCCTGTTGTCGCATATGCGTAAGCTGTATAACCCCTCTCCGCAGTCTATACTGCTTTCATTTGTCACGAGTGCATTTTTCCCGTAATAACTCGAAATACTCATCAAACGTGATAACTCCGTATTCTcacatttgtaaaaaatgttgttACTTAAGAGAAAAtcgtgcttttttttttgcgcatcattttggctagccatATTAATCATCACGTTATCATCAcattcttttaaatttaaaatttcacTTCTACATTTGTTGACAAGCAAAGATTTGCTATTCCACTTCTTCAGGGTGTACTTCCCAAGATTTGATCCCTCCAGATGGGTGGTCTCATTGTATTCATTTCCATCCccgctttttctttttatgtcaTTCGCGTTCTTCTTGTCCTCCTCCTGGGGATGGTTACCAAACCTCTCGTCATCATTTTGGTAGTGCAAATCAAGCGTTTCCTCTTCGCCCACCAACTTTGCATTGTACAGTTTGAAATTTTCAAAGAAATGCGGGAATTCACAAAAGAGCTTCTTCACCTTAGACATACTGTGCTTGCTGAACAACTTGACGCTCATGCCATTCGCTTGCAACATTTTGTAATCGAAGTAGAAATGCTTGGTtagcattttttcaaaaaccATGATGGAAACACACGTATAGTCATTCTGTTCTACATACTTAAGGTAAGTTTCATCCAGGTTCTTATTCATTTCTTTGTTGTCAAACGTGTAGTCGTTGTTGTCTTCGTATTGGAAGAGCTCCTCACTCTCCTTTGCACTAAGCGCTACTTCTTTGTAGGCGAAGCATATAATTTCTTCGTGCTTTTCCTCATGCACCTGCTggacttttcctttcatctgGGCGATGTCGCTGCGTGGGGGGAAGTACAATGGTATTATAAATGTTTATGTGCAAAACGGTTCATGTGCAAAACGGTTCATGTGCAAAACGGTTCATGTGCAAAACGGTTCACGTGCAAAACGGTTCATGTGCAAAACGGTTCATGTGCAAAACGGTTGATGCGCAAAACGGTTCATGTGCAAAACGGTTGATGCGCAAAATGGATGATCTGTGTCATGCTCACCGCCCCTGCGAACTAACCTGCGCAGAGAGTCACCGTCCAGGTATTGGCTGCACTTGGGAAGGACCAGACTAGCACGACCCCTGAGGAATATGCGCAGGATTGTGGGGGGATACCCGCCTTGTGCACCAGACCCTTCCTTGCTCCAAAACCCTTCTTCCGACAAGACGAACGAAATGACAAAATCGTGCCCACTAGATATAACACGAAATAAGTGTTTCTTAGGGATGAAATAATCTTCGAGGTTTATTTCGAATCCCTTCAAGAATTTTAAGAGGGACAAATCTATGTACAAGAAGTTTTCATTGTAATGGTACAAGTTGCTGGTGGTGAAAATGCCCTGGACAAGAATCTTGAAAAAGAGGTTCCTCGATATTTCTGCTTTCTTTTCCTGGTCCTCAGTCAAGTTAAGGAATTTTTGTTCTACTTGCATATCTCCCATTACATCCAACCCGGTGCAAAAGCATATGTCAGCGTTGCAAAAGAAGTACACACACCTGTACTTTGTGTACCTTTCCAAATCTACATAAATGATGTTAGTGAAGAGAATTTTCTCGAAagtgttttttctctttaaaataaaattttcccgAATGATTTGCTTCGAATTTATCGCTAT is a genomic window containing:
- a CDS encoding E1-E2 ATPase, putative, which encodes MNNEITKSLFPYEAKFFKGIFDKYIKNEDYNEDLKVVRSSKHLMEEVISKENGLNFYLDEHFDDIFLQKCKLEFFRKLLKCVYGRKEENIPQGESSSDVVGTGKNVDTVGWQKEKHTSKGVGNVNELPDYFIFNKKINIINSYRIYSYCSNIIQSLPSLTYLSVVKIYLANYPLSVFLSCVYFYTFVTYVCDGENLIEFLESLFFSLLVTMGLVALTAVHYAKENRINSITSKMNNFKENYICRNFIRKKPKGKAMFAKYESRKTIEIKKYSKYFFLKSFLNRINEELLDYEVFSADKRSSYVQENFKEIIPLGCSAVNSEGGAKQEGELAPNGDDFGVQKANTSRVNVEGVFAEGKSKTGSKLLSTEEQKDGRVEMQDEEGSSNAATKKKVLLSNESDGEKSPSSDTQRVDKSGDGRKNSTDIAKEKKRNLLNYIIFENNLYKINSKNILVGDIVYLFKGDVIPADGILIRSNNMVVDESNILKFEKTWKKKISLDEYMYYYEKSKKRKISVNELRKKKLNYFEILNLKVKMTLKKLSREQVGDTNVQITTREHNTDENPEDQGKIDMLNQSGNEKGGENRNSKNNKLATNFEKLFEYSPLVLSESTVKEGTGVMLTTCVSKNKQMFQNTIKDMEESTELEDIINSFSKNVVIIIIFYCILCILFVFIHFLINLVENNMQTSAYNMLMFLLNCIILEILKYLLLSIDQMPLLLQNCIAINSKQIIRENFILKRKNTFEKILFTNIIYVDLERYTKYRCVYFFCNADICFCTGLDVMGDMQVEQKFLNLTEDQEKKAEISRNLFFKILVQGIFTTSNLYHYNENFLYIDLSLLKFLKGFEINLEDYFIPKKHLFRVISSGHDFVISFVLSEEGFWSKEGSGAQGGYPPTILRIFLRGRASLVLPKCSQYLDGDSLRSDIAQMKGKVQQVHEEKHEEIICFAYKEVALSAKESEELFQYEDNNDYTFDNKEMNKNLDETYLKYVEQNDYTCVSIMVFEKMLTKHFYFDYKMLQANGMSVKLFSKHSMSKVKKLFCEFPHFFENFKLYNAKLVGEEETLDLHYQNDDERFGNHPQEEDKKNANDIKRKSGDGNEYNETTHLEGSNLGKYTLKKWNSKSLLVNKCRSEILNLKECDDNVMINMASQNDAQKKKHDFLLSNNIFYKCENTELSRLMSISSYYGKNALVTNESSIDCGEGLYSLRICDNRGTGESKEKSDIVILNKSLYDFVKLKNFSNCILTNIKLFIEYNITFYVCLVIFSTVCTLVNGFEFLSTIQILYIYFVKNVIFHYLSCYRKSSISTVGKKKKQTYDFFKENDINSMISSILSKTVILFLVFFFGHLFIPESKWDFVTPDMRNLLEFSEFAYLTDKDKSSFFYTIRSCIRLKKNLENLKIENVIDVKNDYRSLAEWDSYISPGRHGTILFNIFFLFFFFSYVHIYLKSFLRDIHIFWEMYKGPQIDKFSNYIMPLVGIEGEGKKELSEDINQFMEELKEERKSTSLVNLENVKNSGKELNNQFENGAEGKNASGKVPNTDELHNGENKFSLLKIASQIISKSSLPNDSFNVILLNLVLENYMTFIILFFLMGVHIFVIQFGSFFFNLHVTGLTLLQWVFCFACCLLDLVLYFVTLRLGLFLLPASSFKTFQNLYEPRERSVFDTLNEYKRSYMSKRYKYDLKVTRKSWV